DNA sequence from the Alosa alosa isolate M-15738 ecotype Scorff River chromosome 2, AALO_Geno_1.1, whole genome shotgun sequence genome:
tatctatctatctattgtgtTCGTCTaactttttgtttctttttatcATATGGTCGTTTACAACAGTGGCTGACTTAAATGAAACTTGGATTAACGTGCTAATCaataatgtttttatttcagtgtgATATAGATGCTGGCCAAGTGTCTCCTGAAGGGACTTTGTATCTACACGTGGGAAGatcctgaaaactttgtgcaggAATATGTGGTATGTACATGAACATGTCTATTTTCACATTCATTTCTCAATAGGGCTTTGTTAGAGGGTCTCATTTTCTTACTGTTATGTGCATTTGTCTGCCTAATTCAGGGCATGGATGAAGTTGATGTCATTGAAGACAACTGGGGTTTATGTCCTGAGAGAACATGAGTCAAGTGAACCAGAGGACATTGGGGTTGTACTCCAAGGAATAAAGTTTTGACAGATCTACATGGCATAACGTTAGCTGTCACTATGATGTCGTTGTTGATAACCTCATGTACCTGCCCATGCTTAGATACACCTTTGAGGCATTGCAAAAAATCTTTATGGAGCTGGATGAAGGCAAACTCCCAAGGTTGGTTAAAGAACAACCTGTTTCAGTGAATGACTTTCTTgtctttttgtgtatgttttttattattaagtgtgcttgcaaagcagcacacttattgttctttcaaacgaaatcggcggcgaagctccgaaacaggaagttgtccatatctcaggaacactgtcacatatcgataccaaattttgtatttgaactcgggactccaatgtgagggtgcataagctaaaaaaaaaagaatatattccaaaagtttccagcatttggcaaaccactcacccgtatttggtaactagcacctttcacatttgcagttgtactactaccacaatgccttccaagtatgcacaatgtctctgggcagcttTGCCTAATCATGAATTCCTTGctcagccatgggatagtatggacttactaACTGAAATagtaaggagaacattagctatttattgctgacgtagtacagttattttcacattgacagtattcaaattaaatttttcattattgttaaatataatgatgggagagtattattaaaaatgttacaagtatgcaaatgcatatgtttacgggcatttaggttttactgtgttgttttgttgtaaagacatgcaaggcattctgggccatgtaatgaacagtggtcggcagcactccatacgtattaatatgaataggtgtttctgtaaacctaggtacaataaacagctatctctgttacaaacacgagctggtaatcgctcattgaagagggaactatgataaaaagattgttttcctaaaagcatggagttgacgaaagaataagcaggaaatgtcacgttaatgttaaatagcctaggcctacatctgaacgctaggtggcaacgttgtattacatttcactaaatgcgggaattagtgtgagcttcacaagtaaggaaggtgcaaatattatgtaatttatcttgggaaattattggaaaagttggaatttcttgtttattctaattgcaaaccacacacatccattcgtaatcacacgtacacttttaatacctgGAAGACTCATttagtttatttgatgttgcctagcaacgctGGGAAcggccttcagagcaaagattctagaacagagcttcattCAGAGAgacaccagagcccgtctacggagagccttgccactccgtattaagtcccattgtaccgaattttggatgcagttccaccagagttccactgggggcgatcgccatgagtgcagaatgaatgggagtcaatggagctagacagctaaattggtctctttcacctgattgtcgttgacaaatctcagatttgattgtagtttgtataacttcaacatgggttataggtcaaaagttgaatgaacgagtacttatgtccttttgatttcttacaggttgggtcgttgttgcacataacacgctagcaatgtgctaatgaatgacgtcattgacacatttgaaaggctttttagagcaattaagtgactttaaaaaatataatactcaaccaggtgtattttctttgcctctcctttcgaatgcaatactcaaattacttgaaaaaaaattatatcccaagaaaagtggattttgaggggtacagctccatagacctccatgcattctgcactcgtggacgagcgccctcatgtggaaccacagcaggaactgcaaccagttcagaaaccggaagttttccgagagtggcagttctccccttattagacattctctggagacacgttttgagtttgttttttgtgactcattatgtctgtgttttatagagttacagacataatgagtcatgttgtagtggtcaacatgtgccccttctgttattagaatgctaagcagagatttaacatcattcatttcttgtgtggctagaagttAGCTTGCTATGTCATAGGAAAGAGATGTTGCtgtatgggatttatgttgcttagtgtaatgccatggtcatttgatatgagatgcttgtactcgtaatTTCGTCACTcataactttaggactcctattttttttttaactaagagtaattcaggaagaattttagccctaaaagtagcacctgagtctgtgacggcttaaaagaagtcgtGAGGActtctaactcactaagaccgattcacaaacagttttttgtggtggcatttcacgtcgcgatgttttgaaatgcgtctacaggagcttccaatcgcgagggaacaatgttgcattgtaggcataactaactaagggatgcagggAACaccctttcttttactgtctatgggaacaccaacaacaacaaccaaaactagcctactcattgtcagcATGatcatgtacattaaatgtaacgtttcattgtgaatcaaattaaaatgttctcctctttgcaaacgtaggcatatggtgacagattaatttaataatgttgctgcgtgaatcaaggtaagcgcgaatgaagtggccacttcttaatgggactcactgtatggaagtaggctaagtaatgtttcaaataaaataacttaatagtCTAGTCGTGATTTCATGAAcccagaaatgttgagtaccctaaagttttattgcagaaatgtcaTCTATAGTCCTAGTGGGTGGAATTCAACTTGGTTGCCTAAAGTTGCACTTTgggcaatttgcataattagcataaatagGCAATTAAGGCGAGgcatgaatagggtaaaaaaattaaataatagatatcaccatgaacatttctgagttgattacttatgttaagatgagaaaaaaatttattgcatgttttttatattttaatgtttacatatgcaaatgaggccctatctcattaaaaatgctctgatttgcatacacacaaaagcagatAGTGTGATAAAGCCAGGCTCAAAATTGTTTTTCCAAGGTAAACACGTGTACTTGGTTGGGTGAGTTGGTGAAAACCTTTAAGAAACTTGGTAAGGAGGCAGTGTTGACCTATGGACAGACAGATTAAGAAATTAAGTTTGCCatgcaaaactagaaaagcacTCGAGTGCAGACCTCCACCAAACGAAAACATAACCGCCTCCTGGATCCAGACGGTGATCCGGATCACTCCCAAACTTTTTGAGTTATCTTGCGAACAAACAGatgaacagacaaacaaacaaaatatgaagtattcctttattctgagatacatctgagataCAGATGCTTTCAAAACAATCCCAGGCTCTCAAAataatcccaaacagacataaggtctttatagagcaaatccatatagaatatttgtcaaataaaccagtaaaacataattaggggatggaatatataacattcacactcatagttcatattttttttaaataaatcagtgaaaaagtatcctgacaaacaagcagcattttaatgccttggtcatatttcataatttcaattctttacctgatagcccagtttgagaggtgcaagacacgtgacattatttattattgcagCCAATCGctgctgtttatttttattgatttgatcttagtcaccccgcaagccaatagttgaatagccctctcctagagctttagaggtattgccactgctccaacactgaaaggcactgttagaatgcttggatcaagccaggttcagcatagcgtatgccactgtctgctcacgttggtgaccggaccagggcaagcacactttcgcagttcccgccggaaatgcagtctagttattatttattcattatctTTATTTTAGGAACTAGAAATGTCACCTTTTGGTCGGTCATCTTTGAATCTGGTCCATCAGTCTTCAGGcctgatctctctctttctttctcttctctccctctctctcttctccctgttctctccccttctctctctcttctccctctctcacttctctcactcctctatctttctcctctccctcctctccctgtgATGTTTGCTGCACTTTTTTCCATTTGTCAATTGCTGGATAAAAAACAATACTGTGTATTTCATGTTGCTTTCAATAAAAATTGACTACTAAACTGACTTGACTCTTTTCAGTAAAAAGATGTATAACAGATGTCTGcaattctagaaaaaaaaaacagttaaaaGACACTGTTCTGGTACTATAGGGACATACAACTTTAAGAGTTTATTTTTTTAGCATTAATAAATGAAGTTAGAAGTACCTTTTACAATCTATTACTATTGACATGATAAAATTACTTTAGCATTACACAATACATTGGTATTACATAAATATGAAGGTATTATCTTCATTCAACATGATTTTTTTATGTAATACGATGTGATTTCAATGTGTAGGTTTTACAAGAAACGATTAACTAGAACAAAAGTGTAAAAATTGTGTCAGTTGGACACATTCTGATCATGTGGGACCGATGTACACATTAAAATCATGTAAATTTaaggaacttttttttttcagtgtatatgctgttgttgttgttggcaaCTCTTGGGCTGGTATGATCATAATTTGGAGCATGATCAAAGCAGAGGAGTTGGTATATAGAGccggagagagggagtaagtTCCGTCCCCAATCATTTCAATAGTCGATCACAATTTGATGTGGCAACAAATTTAATCCATTTCAATCAGGTCACTCGTGCTTTACTTTCTTTCTGCAGCACATTCTGCAACACGTATATCTAATAGCTGCTACAGTAGTCAACAAAAGGAGCCCAACCAAAGACAGCAGCGTCAGAATGACATCTAGTGAGTGGTAGGTGTACCAGGGCATCTTGTAGGAGTCAGTGCGTAGATGAGCGGCTCCCTTGTTCCTCATGACGAACTCGATCCAGAACCCTGCCTGGTCCAGCGGGCTCATGGGCTGGTCCCTGTGGAGCCGAGACAGCCTCTGCATGTTCTCCCTGTAGCTGGGGTTCTGCGTGATCTCCTGCAAGCTTGTGTGGAAGGTGTGCTGGTTCAGTTCGGACAGGTCCAGGATCAGCCCGCCGCCCCTCTCCCTCACGCGCAGCAGGTTGTCGAACTGGTCGAAAAACAGCGGGATGCCGAGGACAGGCACCCCGTGGTAGATGGCCTCCTGAACTCCGTTCGTGCCCCCATGGGCGACGAAGGCCTTTATCTGGGGGTGGCCCAGGAGGTCATTCTGGGGCATCCACTGCACCAGCATGGTGTTGTTGCCCAGCGTCGATGGCCTTTCGCCTAGATGCCTCCAGATGACCTTCTGCGGCAGTTTTGCGAATGCAGCTGCTATCTCGTCAGCTATCTCACTGGGGAGCCCTTTGACCAAAGTTCCCATTGACATGATAACAAACCCATGTTCACCTGCGCTCTGAACGAAAGCCTCCAGGTCATCTGGGAGGGGTTTGGATGGCTTACACTGGAACCCCCCCATGTAGACCACATTAGGCATGGTGGGTCGGGGAAAGTCAAAGACAAAGTCCAGCCTCATAAGCCAGATGTCGGCCTCCTGAGTGTAGGTAAGAACATTGcagttttcatcaaaatgctTTTTGCATAGATCTTTATAATGTGGCCCCACCACAAAATAGTTCTGAAAGAGCATTGTGCTATAAAAAAAGACATTCTTCACCCTTTGAAAAAAAGTCATGTTATCGGAATAGCCAGATCCTGTAACGGGGATATAAGACAGAGGTGAGGGAGCAATGGCGAAATGACCTTCACCACTACAAATCCAGCGGGCGTTCAGTACAAGGGGAAGCTTAAGGTAGTGGGCTAACATAACCCCTCCAGAGATGGCCGGATCAGTGAGGACGAGGTCAAACTTTTCATTTTGCAGTCGTTGAATAAGCTCTCTGTCATCGAACATTCGTGAAAGCAAGGCGCAAGTGAGGCGGTGGTAATATGACAGCATATCAAAGAACTCCAACTGAATGCTGAGGAATTTCAGCACAGACGCCTTCCCCTTCAGAAATTCTATTTGCTTCTTTAAATAGACATCAAAAAAATCGTCAAATTTGATCTCGTCCGGGACGTTGATGATAGTGAAGAGGGGAGATGTCTCCGGAATGTACCAGCTCGTGGACGGACGGATAAGGGTCATGCTGTGACCCCTGGCGTGCAGGTCCTCCATGAGAATTTTCATGTTGATCCAGTGGCTGCCATCCACGGGGAAGACTAAAATATTCCCACCATTGCAGCTTTCCACAAACATGGATAGAAGAAAAGCAGCTTTCAATGCTACATTTCCTACAGATTGCAAAGTACTGGACCCCATGATCtctgaaaaagagagggagtcaAGATCAGATCAGTGCAATCTCAGTCATCAttttaaacacagtgtaatcTTTGAGAGAAAGTCCATttttaaaattcttcaacaATTTAAAAACTCCTTCTACTTTTCAAGTCAAAGGGCATACATAAATTCTCTGCTCTAAAAATGCTGTTTCAGTGGTAAGACACAGAGAATTAAAACATTTTCTAATGTACCAACATTCTGCCACTCTTTCATGTATCTCAATAGTGAATTGATAGGCTACAGCTTAAAACATGACATGCTAATTGTTAAGTGAAACTAAAATACAATATAAACGTTGAGGTGAAAGTAAACTGGAGATACAATAGACACAA
Encoded proteins:
- the ugt5d1 gene encoding UDP glucuronosyltransferase 5 family, polypeptide D1 isoform X1; protein product: MEHSCQLPTYEVGGAGARYNKTDHYAPEIMGSSTLQSVGNVALKAAFLLSMFVESCNGGNILVFPVDGSHWINMKILMEDLHARGHSMTLIRPSTSWYIPETSPLFTIINVPDEIKFDDFFDVYLKKQIEFLKGKASVLKFLSIQLEFFDMLSYYHRLTCALLSRMFDDRELIQRLQNEKFDLVLTDPAISGGVMLAHYLKLPLVLNARWICSGEGHFAIAPSPLSYIPVTGSGYSDNMTFFQRVKNVFFYSTMLFQNYFVVGPHYKDLCKKHFDENCNVLTYTQEADIWLMRLDFVFDFPRPTMPNVVYMGGFQCKPSKPLPDDLEAFVQSAGEHGFVIMSMGTLVKGLPSEIADEIAAAFAKLPQKVIWRHLGERPSTLGNNTMLVQWMPQNDLLGHPQIKAFVAHGGTNGVQEAIYHGVPVLGIPLFFDQFDNLLRVRERGGGLILDLSELNQHTFHTSLQEITQNPSYRENMQRLSRLHRDQPMSPLDQAGFWIEFVMRNKGAAHLRTDSYKMPWYTYHSLDVILTLLSLVGLLLLTTVAAIRYTCCRMCCRKKVKHE
- the ugt5d1 gene encoding UDP glucuronosyltransferase 5 family, polypeptide D1 isoform X2, with translation MGSSTLQSVGNVALKAAFLLSMFVESCNGGNILVFPVDGSHWINMKILMEDLHARGHSMTLIRPSTSWYIPETSPLFTIINVPDEIKFDDFFDVYLKKQIEFLKGKASVLKFLSIQLEFFDMLSYYHRLTCALLSRMFDDRELIQRLQNEKFDLVLTDPAISGGVMLAHYLKLPLVLNARWICSGEGHFAIAPSPLSYIPVTGSGYSDNMTFFQRVKNVFFYSTMLFQNYFVVGPHYKDLCKKHFDENCNVLTYTQEADIWLMRLDFVFDFPRPTMPNVVYMGGFQCKPSKPLPDDLEAFVQSAGEHGFVIMSMGTLVKGLPSEIADEIAAAFAKLPQKVIWRHLGERPSTLGNNTMLVQWMPQNDLLGHPQIKAFVAHGGTNGVQEAIYHGVPVLGIPLFFDQFDNLLRVRERGGGLILDLSELNQHTFHTSLQEITQNPSYRENMQRLSRLHRDQPMSPLDQAGFWIEFVMRNKGAAHLRTDSYKMPWYTYHSLDVILTLLSLVGLLLLTTVAAIRYTCCRMCCRKKVKHE